In Juglans regia cultivar Chandler chromosome 5, Walnut 2.0, whole genome shotgun sequence, the following are encoded in one genomic region:
- the LOC109021395 gene encoding kiwellin-like has protein sequence MANTLFFVSLSLTIVSAFSFLPFLAHAISSCNGACRTLNDCAGQLICINGKCNDDPDVGTHLCSGGSGQPSEGTCQSSGNPTCGGQSHIRYKCSPPVTSSTPAQLTLNDFSEGGDGGGASECDGRYHMNSHRIVALSTGWYNHGSRCGKIIRITANNGRSVNAKVVDECDSINGCDKEHAYQPPCRNNIVDGSSAVWDALGLNKDLGPVDVTWSMA, from the coding sequence ATGGCGAACACACTTTTCTTTGTTTCCCTTTCCCTCACTATCGTTAGTGctttttcattccttccatTCCTCGCGCATGCGATCTCTTCTTGCAATGGCGCATGTCGTACCCTTAACGACTGTGCTGGCCAACTCATTTGCATCAATGGCAAGTGCAACGATGACCCTGATGTCGGGACTCATCTATGCTCTGGAGGTAGTGGCCAGCCCAGCGAGGGGACTTGCCAATCCTCAGGCAACCCCACGTGTGGAGGCCAATCCCACATTCGGTACAAGTGCTCACCCCCAGTGACATCCTCCACCCCTGCCCAGCTCACACTCAACGATTTCAGTGAAGGCGGTGACGGCGGGGGGGCATCAGAGTGCGACGGCCGTTACCATATGAACAGTCATCGCATTGTCGCACTATCAACAGGGTGGTATAACCATGGATCTCGATGTGGGAAAATAATCAGGATTACGGCTAATAATGGAAGAAGTGTGAACGCTAAGGTGGTAGACGAGTGCGACTCTATCAATGGGTGTGATAAAGAGCATGCGTATCAGCCACCATGCAGGAATAATATTGTCGATGGGTCGAGCGCTGTTTGGGATGCCTTGGGACTGAATAAGGATCTCGGCCCCGTGGATGTCACTTGGTCTATGGCGTAA